A window of the Vigna angularis cultivar LongXiaoDou No.4 chromosome 3, ASM1680809v1, whole genome shotgun sequence genome harbors these coding sequences:
- the LOC108325150 gene encoding GABA transporter 1: protein MGNVTRSSSEVYTSDSEKGFAINHSTPPELDAGAKFVLVSRGSWLHCGYHLTTSIVAPVLLTLPFSFTLLGWVGGVLWLTLAAVITFYSYNLLSVVLEYHAQLGRRQFRFRDMAKDILGPGWAKYYVGPLQFAICFGTVIGGPLVGGKCLKLIYYLYNPEGSMKLYQFITICGVITLILAQLPSFHSLRHVNMISLILSVLYATCLTIGSIYIGHSKDAPPRHYSVRGSDADQLFGVFNGISIIATTYASGIIPEIQATLAAPVKGKMLKGLCVCYSVIATTYFSVAISGYWAFGNDSEASVLSNFFSPAKKPLLPKWFFLMTNIFILLQVMALTAVYLQPTNEIFEATFGDPKMGQFSMRNVVPRVVLRSVAVAAATVLAAMLPFFPDIMALFGAFGCIPLDFILPMVFYNMTFKPSKNTIIFWVNTLIAGASSILVVIGGIASIRQIVLDAKTYNLFADL from the exons atGGGAAACGTTACTCGCAGCTCCTCTGAAGTTTATACAAGTGACAGTGAAAAAGGGTTTGCGATCAACCACTCTACTCCACCAGAGCTAGATGCAGGGGCAAAATTTGTTCTTGTATCTCGAG GATCATGGTTGCACTGTGGGTATCATTTGACTACATCTATTGTGGCTCCGGTGCTTCTTACTCTTCCTTTCTCCTTCACTCTGTTGGGTTGGGTCGGAGGAGTGCTTTGGTTGACCCTTGCTGCCGTCATCACATTCTATTCCTACAACCTTTTATCTGTTGTCTTAGAATATCATGCACAACTCGGGCGTCGCCAGTTTCGCTTCAGGGACATGGCTAAAGATATTTTAG GACCTGGATGGGCAAAATACTATGTTGGCCCGCTTCAATTTGCCATATGCTTTGGCACAGTGATTGGTGGTCCTCTAGTGGGAGGAAAGTGCCTCAAA TTAATTTACTATCTCTACAACCCAGAGGGATCAATGAAGCTCTATCAGTTTATTACTATATGTGGAGTCATAACACTGATTTTGGCTCAACTTCCATCTTTTCACTCCCTGAGGCACGTGAATATGATTTCTCTGATTCTTAGTGTTTTGTATGCCACATGTCTCACGATCGGCTCTATATACATAG GTCACTCAAAAGACGCGCCACCCAGGCATTATTCTGTTAGAGGATCTGATGCTGATCAACTCTTTGGTGTCTTTAATGGTATCTCTATCATTGCAACAACATATGCCAGTGGAATCATTCCTGAAATACAG GCAACTTTAGCGGCTCCTGTGAAGGGAAAGATGTTGAAGGGACTGTGTGTCTGTTATTCTGTTATAGCCACCACCTATTTTAGTGTGGCCATATCAGGTTATTGGGCATTTGGTAATGACTCTGAAGCTTCAGTTCTTTCTAATTTCTTCAGTCCTGCGAAAAAGCCTTTGCTTCCCAAATGGTTTTTCTTGATGACTAATATTTTCATTCTTCTACAAGTGATGGCACTGACTGCG GTTTATCTGCAACCAACTAATGAAATATTTGAAGCAACTTTTGGAGACCCTAAAATGGGACAATTCTCCATGCGCAATGTTGTGCCCAGGGTGGTACTTCGGTCAGTGGCAGTGGCAGCAGCCACGGTTTTAGCAGCAATGTTGCCATTCTTTCCAGATATAATGGCATTGTTTGGGGCATTTGGATGCATTCCTCTTGATTTCATTTTGCCTATGGTTTTTTATAATATGACTTTCAAACCCTCAAAAAACACCATTATCTTTTGGGTGAACACATTGATTGCAGGAGCATCGTCTATTTTAGTTGTAATTGGAGGAATAGCATCTATTAGACAAATTGTTCTTGATGCCAAAACATATAATTTGTTTGCAGATCTGTAA
- the LOC108325254 gene encoding uncharacterized protein LOC108325254, giving the protein MSTDTEQQPPKHSLPNFLSLIPKFDFQFPFFPHLLQPPPSSPPPQSNSQDEAPKLTRNVVTFPKNQATVVSTTPLQAEIDAANSPAARTTNPFLLWQIYALGAIAISTWMWARWNERKGRGGSPNDEKRHSDDGNH; this is encoded by the exons ATGAGCACAGACACAGAGCAACAACCACCCAAACACTCTCTACCAAATTTCTTATCTTTGATCCCTAAATTTGATTTTCAGTTTCCTTTTTTCCCGCACCTGTTGCAACCACCACCTTCATCTCCACCTCCACAATCCAACTCTCAGGATGAAGCTCCCAAACTCACGCGCAACGTTGTGACTTTTCCCAAAAACCAAGCTACGGTGGTTTCTACCACGCCTCTGCAGGCTGAAATCGACGCTGCCAACTCTCCCGCCGCCAGGACTACCAATCCTTTTTTACTGTGGCAG ATTTACGCATTAGGAGCGATCGCGATTTCAACATGGATGTGGGCGAGGTGGAATGAGAGGAAGGGACGAGGAGGGTCTCCCAATGATGAGAAAAGGCATTCTGATGATGGTAATCACTGA